One window from the genome of Populus alba chromosome 15, ASM523922v2, whole genome shotgun sequence encodes:
- the LOC118057280 gene encoding NAC domain-containing protein 100: protein MENISGLGKEGDDQMDLPPGFRFHPTDEELISHYLYNKVLDITFSSKAIGDVDLNKSEPWELPWKAKMGEKEWYFFCVRDRKYPTGLRTNRATEAGYWKATGKDKEIYRGKFLVGMKKTLVFYKGRAPKGGKTNWVMHEYRLEGRFSVHNLPKTAKNEWVICRVFQKSSAGKKTHISGLVRLGSFSNEFSPSGLPPLMNSSPYSCKIKPVAESVNVPCFSNPINVQRNQQDTIDCFDNHLLAVSTNPLEVFPRIPLLNPFYTPQAAPVSGNLQYPGSVLMQDHSILRALIANQGTNMKQQSFKIERDMVGVSQDSTTDMNTEIYSVVSNLEVGKRSGDDQDATPSTLVASTGLDCFWNY, encoded by the exons ATGGAAAACATTTCTGGGCTTGGTAAGGAAGGTGATGATCAGATGGATTTGCCTCCTGGATTCCGGTTCCATCCAACCGATGAAGAGCTTATCTCTCACTACTTATACAACAAGGTTCTTGACATCACCTTCTCCTCTAAAGCAATTGGAGATGTGGATTTGAACAAGTCTGAACCCTGGGAACTGCCAT GGAAAGCGAAGATGGGAGAGAAAGAGTGGTACTTTTTCTGTGTTAGGGACAGAAAGTACCCTACAGGTCTCAGGACAAATAGGGCAACAGAAGCTGGTTACTGGAAAGCCACAGGGAAAGACAAGGAGATCTATAGAGGAAAATTCCTGGTTGGAATGAAAAAGACCCTTGTATTCTACAAGGGTAGAGCCCCTAAAGGAGGGAAAACCAATTGGGTCATGCATGAATACAGATTAGAGGGTAGATTTTCTGTCCATAATCTCCCCAAAACTGCCAAG AATGAATGGGTGATCTGCAGGGTGTTTCAAAAGAGTTCTGCTGGAAAGAAAACCCATATTTCAGGTCTAGTGAGATTAGGCTCGTTTAGTAATGAATTTAGCCCTTCTGGTCTGCCACCATTGATGAACTCTTCACCCTACAGTTGCAAGATTAAGCCAGTGGCCGAGTCGGTCAACGTGCCCTGCTTCTCCAATCCCATTAATGTTCAAAGAAACCAACAAGACACGATTGATTGCTTCGACAATCATCTTTTAGCAGTTTCAACAAACCCTCTAGAGGTTTTTCCACGAATCCCACTTTTGAATCCATTCTACACTCCTCAGGCTGCCCCGGTTTCAGGAAACTTACAGTATCCAGGTTCTGTTTTAATGCAAGACCACTCGATCTTGAGAGCCTTGATTGCAAACCAAGGCACAAACATGAAGCAGCAAAGTTTCAAGATTGAAAGGGATATGGTCGGTGTCTCACAAGACAGTACTACAGATATGAATACTGAAATCTATTCAGTCGTATCAAATCTTGAAGTGGGAAAAAGGTCAGGTGATGATCAAGATGCAACACCTTCTACATTAGTTGCATCAACGGGCCTTGATTGTTTTTGGAACTATTGA